A window of Methylomonas sp. 11b genomic DNA:
GCCGGAATCGCGATCATCATGCCCACGATCATGGCCTGGAGTATCTCGGGAAACATCAACATGACACCTCCTATCGGTTTTCGTTAGCTATCATTACATGCTTTCGGATGCGCGCCAATCCAACTGGTAACAAGCGTCCACCGCACTAAGCCAAGCCCATTCCGCAATCCATAAGCCTGCTACCGCAGCCAGACTACCATCCAAATAAATCAATGGCCGAATATCTCTTTCCCAAGGCGGAACCCCTGCTTCCTGGTAGAGTTTTTTTAAACCATGATGACCGACCCGACCAGGCAATTTAAGCTTTTCGCCGCCGCGCCGTGGCTCCACCGTCACTATTGCATTCTGCCATAAATCTTTAGATAACCCGACCGATGCTGAATTTCTACGCAACACATAGCCATTGCTTAAAGATATTTGCTCCTGTTCTTGCGCCCAGCACTTTGCTTCAGTGTCCTTTCGTAGATTGAGCTCGGGGATGCAATACAATTTTTGCCGATATTTGCGGATGGAATGGCCTTGAATATAAATTTGCGGCAATGCATCGGCACGTCCGCCCATTAACTGATTGACTAGCGTTTGCAACACCGCCTGACTCGGCGGCTTCAATCCCATGCATCCCAACCAGTGCCGCAAAAGACAGTTCAGCTGCGTCGCCGTGATCGCTGATAAATCGGCGATATCGAAACTGCCATCGGTGGGATGGAAAGCCGCCGGCAAGTTCTGCTTCGCCCAAGCCTCTATCATCTGCGCCGCGTCGCCGCAGAGCTTAGCCGAACGCGCAACCGTTTTATCCAGCGCCGGCCAGCGCTGTTTCAACACCGGCAGAATTTCGTTACGCAGGTAATTGCGGTCGAAATCGCTGCTTTGATTGCTGGGATCTTCCACCCATTGCAAACCGCGCTGTTGCGCATAGCGCTGGATATCGACCTTAGCCACATCCAATAGTGGCCGCAGCAGTTGTCCGTTCCCAAACGCACTGGAAATCGGCATGCCGGCCAAGCCTGACACGCCGGCGCCTCGAAACAATTGCAGCAGTAAGGTTTCCATCTGATCTTCGCGGTGCTGGGCCAGCAGGATAATATCGTCGACAGCTAATAGTTGCCGCAGCGCCCGATAGCGCGCTTCGCGGGCCGCAGCTTCCGGGCTTTCGCCGTTACAGGCCCGCGCATCTACCGTTAACAATTCAAAATCCACACTTAAGCTTTCTGCTTGCCGGCGACAATGTTCGCCCCATCCCGCTGACTCAGCTTGCAAGCCGTGATCGACATAAACGGCGATGACCTTGCCGGCGAGCGCCGGCAAGCCCACGCATAAATCCAGCAGCACAGTCGAGTCTAAACCGCCGCTATAGGCGACGAACACTTTCCGGCACGTGGCAGGCAATAGAGCAGCAATAGTCTGCGGATTGAGATCGGGCATGGTTTACTCACAAAAAAGGCCGATTTGACTCGGCCTTTTGTTGATCAACTAATTATGACTGACAGTTTTATTTAACCGGCTCTTCGATGTACGAACCAAAACGCATAATGCGCTGATAACGTCTCTCCAGCAGTAAATCCATGTTTTCCGCCTGTTGCTGAAGATCGTTAAGGTGCCTGGACAATGCGTCCTGCAAATTGGCGGCAATTTTTTCGAAATTGCGATGACCGCCACCCACTGGCTCGCGAATCACTTCATCCAGAAAACCTTGCTCACGTACGCGGTCCGAGGTTATCCCCATCGCTTCCGCCGCCAACTGGGCTTTATCGGCGCTTTTCCATAGAATCGAGGCACAACCTTCCGGAGAGATAACCGCGTATGTACTGTATTCCAGCATTAATAATCTATCACCCACACCAATAGCCAACGCCCCACCAGAACCACCCTCGCCGATCACGGTGCAAATAATAGGCGTGCGGAGTTTGGACATTTCGAACAGATTACGGGCGATAGCCTCACTTTGACCGCGTTCTTCGGCGCCGATACCCGGATAAGCGCCCGGAGTATCGATCAAACAGATGATAGGCAGCTTGAAACGCTCGGCTAACTTCATCACGCGTAAAGCTTTGCGATAACCTTCCGGACGCGGCATGCCGAAATTACGATAAATTTTTTCCTTGGTATCCCGGCCCTTCTGATGCCCGATCACCACCACCGGCTGTCCCAGCAAACGCGCCATCCCGCAGACTATCGCCGGATCGTCGGCATAGGAGCGGTCGCCATGCAGCTCGTGGAATTCTGTGAATATCAGATCAATATAATCCAAGGTGTACGGCCGGCCAGGGTGGCGGGATAATTGCGATATTTGCCAGTCCGACAAATCCGCGAAAATACTTTCGGTCAAACTCTCGCATTTCTGTTCGAGTTGCTTCAAGGTTTCGGAAATGTCGAAATTGTTGTCCAGCTCTACCTTACGCAGCTCTTCTATCTTGGCCTGGAGTTCGGCAATCGGCTGTTCGAAATCTAAGAATTTTAAATCCATGTCAATCCGGCATTAGAATCAATAAAATGGCCGGCAATTCTAATGAAAAATGCCGTCATTGCCTATTTGTTTTACCGAGCCCCTGCAAATGAAGAATGCTACCGCCTTTGATAATACCGCCTATGCGCCGCTTGCGGCCAGAATGCGGCCAACTACGCTGGACGATTTCATCGGTCAGCAGCATCTGCTCGGCAAAGGCAAATCGCTGCGCGTGGCTATCGAACAAGGCGTGCCGCACTCGCTGGTATTTTGGGGGCCACCCGGAGTCGGAAAAACCACTTTGGCCAAAATCATCGCCGCCAGCGCGCATTGCCATTTCATCGAATTGTCGGCGGTGATGGCCGGCGTGAAAGAAATCAGGGCGGCGGTAGCCGAGGCGGAAGAAGTCAAACAGAGCCGCAATCTGAATACGGTGGTGTTTATCGACGAGATTCACCGCTTTTCCAAAAGCCAACAGGATTCGCTGTTGGCCCCCATCGAAAGCGGCGCGATTATTTTATTCGGCGCCACCACAGAGAATCCTTCGTTCGAGTTGAATAACGCCTTACTGTCCCGACTGCGGGTCTACGTGATGCGCAGCATCGAGACCAAAGATCTGGAGGCCTTGTTAAATAATGCATTGACTGACTCAGAACGCGGACTGGGTAGCCGCAATTTGCAGATCGACGCGGATGTGTTGACCATGATCGCCAAAGCCGCCGACGGCGACGCCCGCCGCTGTTTAAACATCCTGCAAATCGCCGCCGATCTGGCGGAAAACATCGACGGCCGGGAAACCGTGAATCGCGAAGTATTGGACGAAGTGCTGCTGGGCCATGCCAATCGCTTCGACAAGGGCGGCGATATTTTCTACGATCAAATCTCTGCCTTACATAAATCGGTACGTGGCACCGACCCGGACGCCGCGCTGTACTGGTTTGCCAGAATGCTGGACGGCGGCTGCGATCCTTTGTATATCGCCCGCCGAGTTATTCGGATGGCATCCGAAGACATAGGCAACGCCGACCCGAGAGGCCTGGAATTGGCGTTGAATGCTACCAACGCTTACGAGCGGCTGGGCAGCCCCGAAGGCGAACTATCGCTGGCGCAAGCCATCGTTTACCTGGCCTGCGCGCCGAAAAGCAATGCGGTTTACGTGGCCTACAAAGCCGCCATGGCGGACGCTCGCAACTGCGGCTCGCTGGAAGTACCCATCCATTTACGCAATGCGCCAACCAAATTAATGAAGGAACTGGGACACGGTGCGGACTATCGCTACGCCCATGACGAAAAAAATGCTTATGCCGCCGGCGAAAACTATTTCCCGGAATCGTTAAAAGCCCGGCAGTATTATTTTCCGGCGGAACGTGGTTTGGAAATAAAAATAAAAGAGAAACTGAATTTCCTGCGGAAATTATAAGAATTGAAAACTGGATGCAATCTTTTGGCGGCTATAATTTTAACTACAGCAAAACACCATTAAAAACTCGATTATAACTGGAATATATAGATAGCGGAATTAACTGATTCGCTCTGCGCTTATGGTAGCGGGCAAAAAAAACTCCCATAAACCAAGGAATCTATGGGAGCATGGAAGCAAACGCATGATGGAAGATCGTTTGCAAGTCTCTGACTATAGGAGAAAACTTTCAACTCTTAACTGCTTGCGCACGATTATTTAATAAAATCGTGCTCCATACTGCTGCCACCCCAAACATCATTGTTGACAATATAAACTGTCCTGAAACAAAAGCGACTATACCTAAAAACGATACAGAACCAATAAACATGTCTTTTTTTAATTCGTTCATTTGCGCCACCTAATATAAAAAAATAATAATTAAAACTGTTAATAATTTTTTAAATCATCCCAAAACTTCTTCAAAGCCCTGTTCGAAAACGTGGCTTAAGTAAAACTCAAAATCGGATCATCCGCCACTGGCAATAGATAAATTTTGAATAGCACTCGCATTATTTAACTTTAGATATTATTGATATCCGCTGTAACCCTGATTAACTCTGGAGTTTGCTTGTCTATGTTTATTGCGTTTTAAAACCCAATGCCGAATATGTGAATCTATTCACAATCGAATGCTCGCGCGCTGTCTACCTGCCAAGAACCCAGCGACCAAGCCAAGTTGAACTACACCGACTCCAGCTTATAATGCGCTCACCCATCCAAGGAGCTTTTATGAAATACAGTTCGCGTTTTATGTTGTTTTTGTTGACGTTTGGCTTAGCCGCCTGTTCCAGCGCGTATTACAGCGGCCTGGAGAAAATCGGCATCCCTAAACGTGAAGTGATGGTGCATCGCGTGGAAAAAGCCCGCGATACCCAGGAAGAAACCAAGCAACAATTTAAATCGGCACTCGAACAATTCACCGTGATGACTAATTTTAAGGGCGGCGATTTGGAAGCCACCTACAACAAACTTAACGGTGAATATGAGGCCAGCGTGAAAAAGGCCGAGGAAGTTAACAAACGCATCGCCGACATAGAAGACGTCTCCAGCGCACTGTTCAGCGAATGGGAAACCGAACTAAGCCAATACAGTAATGCCTCGCTAAGACGGAATAGTCAGCAAAAATTGACAGCCACCAAAGCGCACTATCAACAACTGATTGAGGCAATGCGCAAAGCCGAAACCAAAATCGAGCCAGTGCTCAGCGTGTTTCGCGATCAGGTGCTCTATCTAAAACACAACCTGAATGCTCAAGCCATCGCCTCGCTAAAAGGCCAGTTGGACTCGGTTAAATCCGATGTATCGGCCTTGGTAGTGGAAATGGAAAAATCGATTAATGAGGCGGACGGGTTTATCAAGACTATGGAAAAGCAATAGCGCTTCTCCACCAAGCTATTCTGATTAAAGCAAAGGCAGACAATTTTAGAACCGAAAACTTACCCTCTCAACGGAGAGGGTAAGATGCACGATTTTCGAATCTTATTCCTGATGAGCAAACCGCTTCCGCTCCTCGGCACTTTTACCGAGGGCTTTCGCCATCCAAGGCGGCGCGGCATCGAACACTTTCTGAAACTCGGTGAGTTTCTCCACCGCGTCGATAACATCGGGTTCCTTGATCGGATAAATATCCGCACGTATCACTTTCGCGGCCGCCGGTCCGCCGATGGATTGCACGAACAGCACATGGCAATCCTTGATCATATTAGCCCGGAACAGATTTCTGTCTTCCGCACTATCGGCTTCCACAGTAGAGCGAATGTCGATCAAGCGCATATCGCTTTTGGACAATTGATAGACCAAAAACCGAATGCAGGAACCAAAATGCCCATTCAATAGCTGACCGCTATTGGAGGCAATCGCCACCCGAATCGATTCCGGAATATCGCCGTCTTTGTAAGGCATAATCTCCGGCAGACCTTCGTCTTCCTCTTCCTCGCCCCACAAATACCTGACCGCCAGCTTGATGTTTTCCAGACCGATGCCGATATCTTCGCCGTCTTCCTCGCCATCCAGACTACCGATGCCGGTCTTCAGGTTGGTGACAGTAATCGACTTCAGTTTCTCGTCGTCCAGCGGCGAGCCGACTTTCTCGTGCAACACACCGATCAACTTCGGCACATCCACTCCCGGCAAAATCCGCGAAGCCAATGCGATACGCAAAGCCAGATCTCGTGATAATTGTTCCATAGCGTCACCCTTAAAGTTTGTGCTGTTCTTTCCAGTCGGCATAGCCGCCGGCCAAGCTGTAGACTTGTTGAAAACCGAAATCACCGAACATTTCAGCCAAATGCTCGCTGGCATGCCCGTAATAGCAATAGATCAGCAAAGGCTTGGCCTTGTCGGCTTTTTTCAGCAACGAATCGCGTAATTGCTCGTGGACATGCATGGCATTTTCAATATGCCCAGCCCGGTAATCCTTAAGATCGCGACAATCCAGAATCATCGGTTGCTGCTCCGCAATTAGCTGTTCGGAATCGGCCGTGGAGATAGTTTTGAAATTTTTCATAGCACTAACACCCTCACCAGGCTCAAGACGCCAACCCTAAACCGGCCCACCGGCTAAATCTTTCTTAACTTCGATAGTTTGCGACAGAGCAGCCTCCAGACTAATAGGCTCGGCTTTGATTTTATAGCCCTTAGCCGCCTCGTATGCGGTGATTACCTTGTCTTCGCCGGACTGGCCCTTCAGATCGGATTTTTCGATATATAGCTCTTCCAACATCAAGTTCCAGATCATACCTTCCTGATGCGGCAATAAATTGAAAACAACGCCATCTAAAACGATTTGCATCGGCTTAGCGATGTTTTGCACGTAAAACAGGGTGACGGTTTCCGGGGTCAACGCTTCTTTATATTTTTCGACAAATACCGGCAAGTCTTCCAATTGGAAAAACAGGCCGTTGATGAACAAAATCTTGTCGGCATCGGCCAATATCGCTGATTGATTAATCACCATCTCCGGGGTTTTCCGGTCACGGATATTCGTCGACCCTTCACGCAACTCACCTTCCACTAACACCAAGTCGCCGCGAAACGCGGAAAGCCCGGCAGTGCTGGTTTTGCCGACTAAGGTGGTAATCCATAAAAGCCCTTGGCTGTCGTATTTTTCAAGTAGCATTTGCTTAAATCCCCAATGAAAGGTAATGAATGAAAAGTAGTTAACAGCTTGCAAGCAAAACACTTGCCAGGACGACTAAAACCACATCAAAGCCATGGTTGATAAGGTTTTTACTTGGTTTTTTGATGAGAATAGTTCGTAGAAATATGCCGTTTGGCAGC
This region includes:
- the tilS gene encoding tRNA lysidine(34) synthetase TilS; its protein translation is MPDLNPQTIAALLPATCRKVFVAYSGGLDSTVLLDLCVGLPALAGKVIAVYVDHGLQAESAGWGEHCRRQAESLSVDFELLTVDARACNGESPEAAAREARYRALRQLLAVDDIILLAQHREDQMETLLLQLFRGAGVSGLAGMPISSAFGNGQLLRPLLDVAKVDIQRYAQQRGLQWVEDPSNQSSDFDRNYLRNEILPVLKQRWPALDKTVARSAKLCGDAAQMIEAWAKQNLPAAFHPTDGSFDIADLSAITATQLNCLLRHWLGCMGLKPPSQAVLQTLVNQLMGGRADALPQIYIQGHSIRKYRQKLYCIPELNLRKDTEAKCWAQEQEQISLSNGYVLRRNSASVGLSKDLWQNAIVTVEPRRGGEKLKLPGRVGHHGLKKLYQEAGVPPWERDIRPLIYLDGSLAAVAGLWIAEWAWLSAVDACYQLDWRASESM
- the accA gene encoding acetyl-CoA carboxylase carboxyl transferase subunit alpha — translated: MDLKFLDFEQPIAELQAKIEELRKVELDNNFDISETLKQLEQKCESLTESIFADLSDWQISQLSRHPGRPYTLDYIDLIFTEFHELHGDRSYADDPAIVCGMARLLGQPVVVIGHQKGRDTKEKIYRNFGMPRPEGYRKALRVMKLAERFKLPIICLIDTPGAYPGIGAEERGQSEAIARNLFEMSKLRTPIICTVIGEGGSGGALAIGVGDRLLMLEYSTYAVISPEGCASILWKSADKAQLAAEAMGITSDRVREQGFLDEVIREPVGGGHRNFEKIAANLQDALSRHLNDLQQQAENMDLLLERRYQRIMRFGSYIEEPVK
- a CDS encoding replication-associated recombination protein A yields the protein MKNATAFDNTAYAPLAARMRPTTLDDFIGQQHLLGKGKSLRVAIEQGVPHSLVFWGPPGVGKTTLAKIIAASAHCHFIELSAVMAGVKEIRAAVAEAEEVKQSRNLNTVVFIDEIHRFSKSQQDSLLAPIESGAIILFGATTENPSFELNNALLSRLRVYVMRSIETKDLEALLNNALTDSERGLGSRNLQIDADVLTMIAKAADGDARRCLNILQIAADLAENIDGRETVNREVLDEVLLGHANRFDKGGDIFYDQISALHKSVRGTDPDAALYWFARMLDGGCDPLYIARRVIRMASEDIGNADPRGLELALNATNAYERLGSPEGELSLAQAIVYLACAPKSNAVYVAYKAAMADARNCGSLEVPIHLRNAPTKLMKELGHGADYRYAHDEKNAYAAGENYFPESLKARQYYFPAERGLEIKIKEKLNFLRKL
- a CDS encoding DUF2959 domain-containing protein, which encodes MKYSSRFMLFLLTFGLAACSSAYYSGLEKIGIPKREVMVHRVEKARDTQEETKQQFKSALEQFTVMTNFKGGDLEATYNKLNGEYEASVKKAEEVNKRIADIEDVSSALFSEWETELSQYSNASLRRNSQQKLTATKAHYQQLIEAMRKAETKIEPVLSVFRDQVLYLKHNLNAQAIASLKGQLDSVKSDVSALVVEMEKSINEADGFIKTMEKQ
- a CDS encoding dinitrogenase iron-molybdenum cofactor biosynthesis protein codes for the protein MEQLSRDLALRIALASRILPGVDVPKLIGVLHEKVGSPLDDEKLKSITVTNLKTGIGSLDGEEDGEDIGIGLENIKLAVRYLWGEEEEDEGLPEIMPYKDGDIPESIRVAIASNSGQLLNGHFGSCIRFLVYQLSKSDMRLIDIRSTVEADSAEDRNLFRANMIKDCHVLFVQSIGGPAAAKVIRADIYPIKEPDVIDAVEKLTEFQKVFDAAPPWMAKALGKSAEERKRFAHQE
- a CDS encoding rhodanese-like domain-containing protein; its protein translation is MKNFKTISTADSEQLIAEQQPMILDCRDLKDYRAGHIENAMHVHEQLRDSLLKKADKAKPLLIYCYYGHASEHLAEMFGDFGFQQVYSLAGGYADWKEQHKL